The proteins below come from a single Oerskovia jenensis genomic window:
- the pyrH gene encoding UMP kinase: protein MGDKIETKTPARRVLLKLSGETFGGGQIGLAPDVVQRVAGEIADAVRQGVQVAIVVGGGNFFRGAELSQRGLDRARADYMGMLGTVMNCLALQDFLEQAGVDTRVQTAITMGQVAEPYIPLRAIRHLEKGRVVIFGAGAGMPYFSTDTVSAQRALETHCQEVLMGKNGVDGVYTADPRTNPDAVKLDHLTYTDALVKDLAVMDATALSLCRDNDVTMRVFGMSEPGNVTRALLGDNIGTLVTTN from the coding sequence ATGGGCGACAAGATCGAGACCAAGACCCCCGCACGACGGGTGCTGCTCAAGCTCTCCGGGGAGACCTTCGGAGGCGGACAGATCGGCCTCGCGCCGGACGTCGTGCAGCGTGTGGCCGGTGAGATCGCCGACGCCGTCCGCCAGGGTGTGCAGGTCGCCATCGTCGTCGGGGGCGGGAACTTCTTCCGTGGTGCCGAGCTCTCGCAGCGGGGTCTCGACCGCGCCCGCGCCGACTACATGGGCATGCTGGGCACGGTCATGAACTGCCTCGCCCTCCAGGACTTCCTCGAGCAGGCCGGCGTCGACACGCGCGTGCAGACCGCCATCACCATGGGGCAGGTCGCCGAGCCGTACATCCCGCTGCGCGCGATCCGCCACCTGGAGAAGGGTCGCGTCGTGATCTTCGGCGCGGGAGCGGGCATGCCGTACTTCTCGACCGACACCGTCTCCGCCCAGCGCGCCCTGGAGACGCACTGCCAGGAGGTCCTCATGGGCAAGAACGGTGTCGACGGTGTCTACACCGCGGACCCGCGCACGAACCCTGACGCCGTCAAGCTCGACCACCTGACGTACACCGACGCGCTCGTCAAGGACCTGGCCGTCATGGACGCCACGGCTCTGAGCCTGTGCCGCGACAACGACGTGACGATGCGGGTCTTCGGGATGAGCGAGCCGGGCAACGTGACCCGCGCGCTGCTGGGGGACAATATCGGGACACTGGTCACGACGAACTGA
- the tsf gene encoding translation elongation factor Ts, with translation MANYTAADIKALRERTGAGMLDVKKALDEADGNSEKALEIIRVKGLKGVAKREGRSTSEGLVAVDVSETEGGQVATLIELNSETDFVAKNENFLNLAARVLTAVAASGAADVDAALAADADGESVQLVIDNTAASLGEKIVLRRTTRIAGERVTAYLHRTAKDLPPSIGVVVATDVAGEAVAKEIAQHIAAMSPTYLTRDDVPADVVASERRIAEETSRNEGKPEAALPKIIEGRLNGFFKDVVLLDQPLAKDPKKTVGQVLAEVGGTVTEFVRYRVGA, from the coding sequence ATGGCGAACTACACCGCAGCCGACATCAAGGCGCTGCGCGAGCGCACCGGCGCCGGCATGCTCGACGTCAAGAAGGCGCTCGACGAGGCCGACGGCAACTCCGAGAAGGCGCTCGAGATCATCCGCGTCAAGGGGCTGAAGGGCGTCGCCAAGCGCGAGGGCCGTTCGACCTCCGAGGGCCTCGTGGCCGTCGACGTCTCCGAGACCGAGGGTGGCCAGGTCGCCACGCTCATCGAGCTCAACTCCGAGACGGACTTCGTCGCGAAGAACGAGAACTTCCTGAACCTCGCGGCCCGCGTCCTGACGGCCGTCGCCGCCTCGGGTGCCGCTGACGTCGACGCTGCGCTCGCCGCGGACGCCGACGGTGAGTCCGTCCAGCTCGTCATCGACAACACCGCCGCGTCGCTCGGCGAGAAGATCGTGCTGCGTCGCACCACGCGCATCGCCGGCGAGCGCGTCACCGCGTACCTGCACCGCACCGCCAAGGACCTGCCGCCGTCGATCGGCGTCGTCGTCGCGACGGACGTCGCGGGCGAGGCCGTCGCCAAGGAGATCGCGCAGCACATCGCCGCGATGTCCCCGACGTACCTGACGCGTGACGACGTCCCCGCGGACGTCGTCGCGAGCGAGCGCCGCATCGCCGAGGAGACCTCGCGCAACGAGGGCAAGCCCGAGGCCGCGCTGCCGAAGATCATCGAGGGCCGCCTGAACGGCTTCTTCAAGGACGTCGTGCTGCTCGACCAGCCGCTCGCGAAGGACCCGAAGAAGACCGTCGGCCAGGTTCTCGCCGAGGTCGGTGGCACGGTCACCGAGTTCGTGCGCTACCGCGTCGGCGCCTGA
- the rpsB gene encoding 30S ribosomal protein S2: MAVVTMRQLLDSGVHFGHQTRRWNPKMKRFIFTERNGIYIVDLQQSLSYIDRAYEFVKETVAHGGTILFVGTKKQAQEPVAEQAARVGMPYVNHRWLGGMLTNFTTVHKRLQRMKELEEIDFDDVAGSGLTKKELLVLRREKDKLTRTLGGIRDMAKVPSAVWIVDTNKEHLAVDEARKLRIPIVAILDTNCDPDVVDYKIPGNDDAIRAVTLLTRVIADAAAEGLLQRHSGNRTGAEAGSAAEAEPLAEWERELLAGAEAEATVEAEAAVETAAAAEVVAEAAAETAVEAEAVAEAAAEVAVEAEVEAEAAVEAAAETEVAAEEADESK, from the coding sequence ATGGCCGTCGTGACCATGCGCCAGCTCCTCGACAGCGGAGTCCACTTCGGACACCAGACCCGCCGCTGGAACCCGAAGATGAAGCGCTTCATCTTCACGGAGCGCAACGGCATCTACATCGTCGACCTGCAGCAGTCGCTGTCGTACATCGACCGCGCGTACGAGTTCGTCAAGGAGACCGTCGCCCACGGTGGCACGATCCTCTTCGTCGGCACCAAGAAGCAGGCGCAGGAGCCCGTCGCCGAGCAGGCCGCTCGCGTCGGCATGCCCTACGTGAACCACCGCTGGCTCGGTGGCATGCTCACCAACTTCACCACGGTGCACAAGCGTCTGCAGCGCATGAAGGAGCTCGAGGAGATCGACTTCGACGACGTCGCAGGCTCCGGGCTCACCAAGAAGGAGCTGCTCGTCCTCCGTCGCGAGAAGGACAAGCTGACCCGCACCCTGGGCGGCATCCGCGACATGGCGAAGGTCCCCTCCGCCGTGTGGATCGTCGACACCAACAAGGAGCACCTGGCCGTCGACGAGGCGCGCAAGCTGCGCATCCCGATCGTCGCGATCCTGGACACCAACTGCGACCCCGACGTCGTCGACTACAAGATCCCGGGCAACGACGACGCGATCCGCGCCGTCACGCTGCTGACCCGCGTGATCGCCGACGCCGCCGCCGAGGGCCTGCTCCAGCGCCACTCGGGCAACCGCACGGGTGCCGAGGCCGGCTCTGCCGCCGAGGCAGAGCCCCTCGCCGAGTGGGAGCGCGAGCTCCTCGCCGGCGCTGAGGCCGAGGCCACCGTCGAGGCCGAGGCCGCCGTGGAGACCGCGGCTGCTGCCGAGGTCGTCGCCGAGGCCGCAGCCGAGACGGCTGTCGAGGCCGAGGCCGTCGCCGAGGCCGCTGCCGAGGTTGCCGTCGAGGCCGAGGTCGAGGCAGAGGCAGCCGTCGAGGCCGCCGCCGAGACCGAGGTCGCCGCCGAAGAGGCCGACGAGTCCAAGTGA
- a CDS encoding peptidoglycan DD-metalloendopeptidase family protein: MPSSARPTGPLHDLAPPARRRRSRPAPGPPSEGLDLAAGRRRLSRVTASDRLPVGPLPVVPVLTLAVLVASLLPVLPARGSEGPDPTTTGWTPPVAGDPVVLRGFLPPDQDWLAGHRGVDLAAPPGSAVVAPEAGVVTFVGTVVDRGVVVVLHDGGLRSSLEPIDGTVPTGTRVGRGQVVGTVQVDDGAGGPGGPGPAGAGHCRPASCLHWGVRRGDTYVDPLALLGPREPIVLLPLR; the protein is encoded by the coding sequence GTGCCTTCCTCCGCACGGCCCACCGGGCCGCTCCACGACCTCGCCCCACCGGCCCGACGCCGTCGCTCACGTCCGGCTCCCGGCCCCCCGTCCGAGGGGCTCGACCTGGCGGCAGGCCGGCGCCGCCTGTCGCGCGTGACAGCGAGCGACCGGTTGCCCGTGGGCCCGCTCCCGGTCGTGCCCGTGCTCACGCTGGCGGTCCTCGTCGCGTCCCTCCTGCCCGTCCTGCCCGCCCGAGGGTCCGAGGGCCCGGACCCCACGACCACGGGCTGGACGCCCCCGGTCGCCGGCGACCCCGTGGTGCTCCGTGGGTTCCTGCCCCCCGACCAGGACTGGCTCGCCGGACACCGCGGGGTCGACCTCGCGGCGCCTCCCGGATCCGCCGTGGTCGCTCCCGAGGCCGGGGTCGTGACGTTCGTCGGGACGGTCGTGGACCGCGGGGTCGTGGTGGTCCTGCACGACGGGGGCCTGCGCAGCTCGCTCGAGCCGATCGACGGGACGGTCCCGACGGGCACGAGGGTCGGGCGTGGACAGGTCGTGGGGACGGTCCAGGTCGACGACGGGGCCGGCGGTCCCGGAGGTCCCGGTCCTGCGGGGGCCGGACACTGTCGGCCCGCGTCGTGCCTGCACTGGGGTGTGCGCCGCGGGGACACGTACGTCGACCCCCTCGCGCTGCTCGGGCCGCGCGAACCGATCGTGCTGCTCCCGCTGCGCTGA
- a CDS encoding tyrosine recombinase XerC, translating to MSDTERDGTGARAEARTSAANTRAEPEPAGSTREEAPFPPALASAVAEFELYLDVQRGLSAHTVRAYTGDVRSLLSRAVETGVRSLEDVDIAVLRDWLADLGARDLARTTMARRGAAARAFFAWTTSTGRTAHDPALRLASPKIARHLPTVLAVDAATHLMETARAAAADGDPARLREWVAVEVLYASGLRVAELVGTDVDDVDLGERTLRVLGKGAKERVVPFGVPAGRALRRWLDVGRPALVVADSGPALLLGDRGHRWGQRQARETVHRLAALAGVDDIAPHDLRHSAATHLLQGGSDLRSVQEVLGHATLSTTQRYTHVSADRLRTSFEQAFPRA from the coding sequence ATGAGCGACACCGAGCGGGACGGCACCGGCGCACGCGCAGAGGCCAGGACGAGCGCCGCGAACACCCGCGCCGAGCCCGAGCCGGCCGGTTCGACACGGGAGGAGGCGCCCTTCCCGCCCGCGCTCGCCTCGGCCGTCGCCGAGTTCGAGCTGTACCTCGACGTCCAGCGTGGCCTGTCGGCCCACACGGTGCGTGCCTACACGGGCGACGTCCGGTCGCTGCTGTCCCGTGCCGTCGAGACAGGGGTCCGCAGCCTCGAGGACGTCGACATCGCCGTCCTGCGCGACTGGCTCGCCGACCTCGGTGCGCGGGACCTCGCCCGCACCACGATGGCGCGGCGCGGCGCGGCCGCTCGGGCCTTCTTCGCCTGGACGACGAGCACCGGGCGCACGGCGCACGACCCGGCCCTGCGGCTCGCGAGCCCCAAGATCGCCCGTCACCTGCCGACCGTCCTCGCCGTCGATGCCGCCACCCACCTCATGGAGACAGCGCGCGCCGCCGCCGCCGACGGCGACCCCGCCCGCCTGCGCGAGTGGGTCGCGGTCGAGGTGCTCTACGCCTCCGGGCTGCGCGTGGCCGAGCTCGTGGGCACCGACGTCGACGACGTCGACCTGGGGGAGCGGACGCTGCGCGTGCTCGGCAAGGGCGCCAAGGAGCGGGTCGTGCCGTTCGGGGTCCCCGCCGGCCGCGCGCTGCGCCGCTGGCTCGACGTGGGGCGCCCCGCCCTGGTCGTCGCGGACTCGGGTCCCGCGCTCCTCCTCGGGGACCGTGGACACCGGTGGGGACAGCGGCAGGCACGGGAGACCGTGCACCGGCTCGCGGCGCTCGCTGGGGTCGACGACATCGCACCGCACGACCTGCGCCACAGCGCCGCGACCCACCTGCTCCAGGGCGGCTCCGACCTGCGCAGCGTCCAGGAGGTGCTCGGCCACGCCACGCTCTCCACGACGCAGCGGTACACCCACGTCAGTGCCGACCGGCTGAGGACCTCGTTCGAGCAGGCGTTCCCGCGGGCGTGA
- the dprA gene encoding DNA-processing protein DprA, translating into MAEHGPGFDLGDPLLARAAWSRIAEPGDRVAGALVAHLGAGDALAWLHEAAAGKSPLVPEVLAQRQDRPSVDHVLRAVERWRGRLATLDPARELRVLDRLGGALLIPGDPRWPTAVDELGAAAPLALWVRGETDLAGLSRRSVALVGARACTDYGRHVAADLASGLVDRQFTVVSGGAYGIDAAAHRGAIAARGRTVAFLAGGVDRLYPAGNTDLLQAVLDDGSLVGEVPPGSVPSRVRFLQRNRLIAAFSRATVVVEAAWRSGALSTATHATALLRPVGAVPGPVTSMASGGCHQLLRDAKAVCVTDADEVAELAGHVGADAHAPRPGRPAPQDDLDPLGTSVWDALPLRAYAAVDSVARVAGLGLEETLGGLGHLELAGLAEQSGGRWRRAGGSSQGVGSAARRR; encoded by the coding sequence ATGGCTGAGCACGGGCCGGGGTTCGACCTCGGCGACCCGCTGCTGGCTCGCGCGGCGTGGAGCCGGATCGCCGAGCCGGGGGACCGGGTGGCCGGCGCGCTCGTCGCGCACCTGGGGGCGGGGGACGCCCTGGCGTGGCTCCACGAGGCGGCGGCGGGAAAGAGCCCGCTCGTGCCGGAGGTGCTCGCGCAGCGCCAGGACCGCCCGTCGGTCGACCACGTGCTGCGCGCCGTGGAACGGTGGCGCGGTCGGCTCGCGACGCTCGACCCCGCGCGCGAGCTCCGCGTGCTCGACCGGCTGGGCGGCGCGCTCCTGATACCCGGCGACCCGCGATGGCCGACGGCGGTCGACGAGCTCGGAGCTGCGGCGCCGCTCGCGTTGTGGGTGCGGGGCGAGACCGACCTCGCGGGCCTCTCGCGCCGCTCGGTCGCGCTCGTGGGCGCCCGCGCGTGCACCGACTACGGTCGGCACGTCGCGGCAGACCTCGCGTCGGGCCTGGTGGACCGGCAGTTCACGGTCGTCTCGGGTGGGGCCTACGGGATCGACGCCGCCGCGCACCGAGGAGCGATCGCCGCTCGAGGCCGGACCGTCGCGTTCCTCGCGGGGGGCGTCGACCGCCTCTATCCGGCGGGCAACACCGACCTCCTGCAGGCCGTCCTGGACGACGGGAGCCTCGTCGGGGAGGTACCACCGGGCTCCGTCCCGAGCAGGGTCCGCTTCCTGCAACGCAACCGTCTCATCGCAGCCTTCTCCCGGGCGACGGTCGTCGTCGAGGCGGCGTGGCGGTCCGGTGCGCTGAGCACCGCGACCCACGCGACCGCGCTGCTGCGCCCCGTCGGGGCGGTGCCCGGGCCCGTGACCTCGATGGCGTCCGGCGGGTGCCACCAGCTCCTGCGGGACGCGAAGGCCGTCTGCGTGACCGACGCGGACGAGGTCGCGGAGCTGGCCGGGCACGTCGGGGCGGACGCGCACGCGCCGCGACCCGGGCGCCCCGCACCTCAGGACGACCTCGACCCCCTGGGCACGAGCGTGTGGGACGCCCTGCCGTTGCGCGCGTACGCAGCGGTGGACTCGGTCGCGCGCGTGGCCGGACTGGGCCTCGAGGAGACGCTGGGTGGCCTCGGCCACCTCGAGCTCGCGGGTCTCGCCGAGCAGTCCGGAGGGAGATGGCGGCGGGCAGGAGGGTCGTCGCAAGGCGTGGGCTCCGCGGCGCGGAGGCGGTGA
- a CDS encoding YifB family Mg chelatase-like AAA ATPase: MSLGTTFAVSLVGLSGHLVEVQAHLAASVPGFTLVGLPDAALSESRDRVRAAIASSGIEWPQRKITVNLSPASLPKAGSGFDVAIAVAMLAGARKISVADPEHVVHLGELGLDGRLQSVRGILPAVAAAVAAGLRDVVVPAQDADEARLVPGARVVGVASLAELAALYGAEVPGIVTPTTTSRPGRSVPPRRVEGDLRDVLGQEQARRALEVAAAGGHHLLLVGPPGAGKTMLASRITGILPDLEESEAVEVTAVHSVAGVFDPGQGLIHRPPYEDPHHTATPASIIGGGSGLPRPGAASRAHRGVLFLDEAPEFGSRVLQTLRQPLEHGELVIHRAAGSARYPARFQLVLAANPCPCGLGIGKGLQCSCSPLVRRRYFARLSGPLLDRVDVQVEVRPVSRVDRAGGADVESTATVAARVAAARAAARARLAGTPWVTNAEVPGTWLRERLGPDPGLLAGIDAALDRGTLSLRGADRVLRLAWTVADLAGRAAPDSGDVGQGLALRTRGHHG, from the coding sequence ATGTCGCTCGGGACGACGTTCGCAGTCTCGCTCGTGGGGCTCTCGGGCCACCTCGTGGAGGTGCAGGCGCACCTGGCGGCCTCGGTCCCGGGCTTCACGCTCGTCGGGCTGCCCGACGCGGCGCTGTCCGAGTCGAGGGACCGCGTCCGCGCCGCGATCGCCTCGTCGGGCATCGAGTGGCCACAGCGCAAGATCACCGTCAACCTCTCGCCGGCCTCGCTGCCCAAGGCCGGGTCCGGCTTCGACGTCGCCATCGCGGTCGCGATGCTCGCCGGAGCCCGAAAGATCTCGGTCGCGGACCCCGAGCACGTCGTGCACCTCGGCGAGCTCGGGCTCGACGGGCGGCTCCAGTCCGTGCGCGGCATCCTGCCCGCGGTCGCCGCCGCGGTCGCGGCGGGTCTGCGCGACGTCGTCGTGCCGGCACAGGACGCGGACGAGGCCCGACTCGTACCCGGGGCGCGGGTGGTCGGCGTGGCGAGCCTGGCCGAGCTCGCGGCCCTGTACGGCGCGGAGGTCCCCGGCATCGTGACCCCGACCACCACGTCCCGCCCGGGACGCAGCGTGCCTCCGCGACGCGTCGAGGGGGACCTGCGCGACGTCCTCGGCCAGGAGCAGGCGCGCCGCGCGCTCGAGGTCGCCGCCGCGGGCGGGCACCACCTGCTGCTCGTGGGACCACCCGGCGCGGGCAAGACCATGCTCGCGTCCCGGATCACCGGCATCCTGCCGGACCTCGAGGAGTCCGAGGCGGTCGAGGTCACGGCCGTCCACTCGGTCGCGGGGGTCTTCGACCCGGGGCAGGGCCTGATCCACCGTCCGCCCTACGAGGACCCGCACCACACCGCGACCCCGGCCTCGATCATCGGCGGAGGCAGCGGGCTGCCGCGGCCCGGCGCCGCGTCCCGGGCGCACCGCGGTGTGCTCTTCCTCGACGAGGCGCCCGAGTTCGGGTCGCGGGTCCTGCAGACCCTGCGCCAGCCGCTCGAGCACGGGGAGCTCGTGATCCACCGCGCGGCCGGGTCCGCGCGCTACCCCGCCCGCTTCCAGCTCGTGCTGGCCGCCAACCCGTGCCCGTGCGGTCTGGGCATCGGCAAGGGGCTTCAGTGCTCGTGCAGCCCGCTGGTCCGGCGCAGGTACTTCGCCCGGCTCTCGGGTCCGCTGCTCGACCGCGTCGACGTCCAGGTCGAGGTGCGTCCCGTGTCACGGGTCGACCGGGCGGGAGGTGCCGACGTGGAGTCGACCGCGACCGTCGCGGCCCGTGTCGCCGCCGCTCGCGCAGCGGCGAGGGCCAGGCTCGCGGGGACGCCGTGGGTCACGAACGCCGAGGTCCCGGGCACCTGGCTCCGGGAGCGCCTCGGCCCTGACCCGGGCCTGCTCGCCGGCATCGACGCGGCCCTCGACCGGGGGACCCTCTCGCTGCGCGGAGCCGACCGGGTGCTGCGGCTCGCCTGGACCGTGGCCGACCTGGCCGGACGTGCCGCGCCGGACTCGGGGGACGTGGGGCAGGGGCTCGCGCTCCGGACGCGAGGGCATCATGGCTGA
- a CDS encoding YraN family protein, whose product MRAKDAVGRYGEKVAAAFLVEAGWVVLDRNWRGTRGELDLVAREGDVLVVVEVKTRRGTGFGHPAEAVTAEKMARLRRLTGEWVATHPIRPASIRIDVVAVILPSAGAAQVEHLVGVG is encoded by the coding sequence ATGAGAGCGAAGGACGCTGTCGGTCGGTACGGGGAGAAGGTCGCTGCGGCGTTCCTGGTCGAGGCCGGATGGGTGGTCCTCGACCGCAACTGGCGGGGCACCCGGGGCGAGCTCGACCTGGTCGCCCGGGAAGGCGACGTCCTGGTCGTGGTCGAGGTCAAGACCCGACGAGGAACCGGCTTCGGGCACCCGGCCGAGGCCGTGACCGCCGAGAAGATGGCCCGGCTGCGACGACTGACCGGGGAGTGGGTCGCGACGCACCCGATCCGTCCCGCGTCGATACGGATCGACGTGGTGGCCGTGATCCTGCCGTCCGCCGGCGCCGCGCAGGTCGAGCATCTCGTGGGAGTCGGCTGA
- a CDS encoding DUF2469 domain-containing protein produces MSAEDLENYETEMELALYREYRDVVGLFSYVVETERRFYLANQVDLQVRSAAGEVYFELRLADAWVWDVYRSARFVKSVRVVTFKDVNVEELAKAELQL; encoded by the coding sequence GTGAGCGCCGAAGACCTCGAGAACTATGAGACCGAGATGGAACTGGCCCTCTACCGCGAGTATCGCGATGTGGTGGGCCTGTTCTCCTACGTGGTCGAGACAGAGCGACGTTTCTACCTGGCGAACCAGGTGGACCTGCAGGTCAGGTCGGCCGCCGGCGAGGTGTACTTCGAGCTGCGGCTCGCCGACGCCTGGGTGTGGGACGTGTACCGCTCCGCGCGCTTCGTGAAGTCCGTGCGCGTGGTCACGTTCAAGGACGTCAACGTCGAGGAGCTGGCCAAGGCCGAGCTCCAGCTCTAG
- a CDS encoding ribonuclease HII has translation MTTDLGAPLVAGDPEAAAVRRAPRKAAAKRSTGPKPPTLRHERAILDSGAQLVAGMDEVGRGALAGPVSVGVVVVDLSTGPFPKGLTDSKMLTPAAREAMLPAVRDWGLAWAVGHAGPAEIDAHGIVVALRLAGRRALAQVRRTLGPVDAVLLDGKHDWLTRPSVDLFEAFDLDPEDDPALPDPAVRTLVKADLQCASVAAASVLAKCERDGLMTGLARQYPAYGWDGNKGYGAAVHVEALKAHGPTPQHRRSWRLPERDEV, from the coding sequence GTGACGACCGACCTGGGTGCGCCGCTCGTCGCCGGTGACCCGGAGGCTGCCGCCGTCCGGCGCGCGCCCCGCAAGGCGGCCGCCAAGCGATCGACCGGGCCCAAGCCGCCGACGCTGCGCCACGAGCGCGCGATCCTGGACTCGGGCGCGCAGCTCGTCGCGGGCATGGACGAGGTGGGACGAGGTGCGCTCGCAGGACCGGTGAGCGTGGGGGTCGTCGTGGTCGACCTGAGCACGGGCCCGTTCCCGAAGGGCCTGACCGACTCCAAGATGCTCACCCCCGCGGCCCGCGAGGCCATGCTTCCCGCGGTCCGCGACTGGGGGCTCGCGTGGGCCGTGGGGCACGCGGGACCGGCCGAGATCGATGCCCACGGCATCGTCGTGGCGCTGCGACTGGCGGGACGCCGTGCGCTCGCGCAGGTGCGGCGCACGCTCGGCCCGGTCGACGCGGTCCTGCTCGACGGCAAGCACGACTGGCTGACACGGCCGAGCGTGGACCTCTTCGAGGCGTTCGACCTCGACCCCGAGGACGACCCCGCCCTCCCGGACCCGGCCGTGCGCACGCTCGTCAAGGCAGACCTCCAGTGCGCGTCGGTCGCGGCCGCGAGCGTCCTGGCCAAGTGCGAGCGCGACGGCCTCATGACGGGTCTGGCCCGTCAGTACCCGGCGTACGGGTGGGACGGCAACAAGGGGTACGGCGCGGCCGTGCACGTGGAAGCCCTCAAGGCCCACGGCCCGACGCCGCAGCACCGGCGGAGCTGGCGGCTCCCCGAGCGCGACGAGGTCTGA
- the lepB gene encoding signal peptidase I, with protein MDEGSSRARPAPRRGSLLRETVIILLSALVLSWLIKTFLVQAFFIPSASMEDTLVEGDRVMVSRLVPDAFDVHRGDVVVFKDPGNWLPPYVAPDRGTVGNAVTSAMTFVGLLPQDTGEHLIKRVIGTPGDRVVCCDAQGRVSVNGQPIDETYIKPGSVPSQDPFDVVVPEGMLFVMGDNRQHSADSRYNTGKPGGGFVPIDNVVGTAFVKVWPLSDLTLMRNPGDVFAEVPEP; from the coding sequence ATGGACGAGGGCTCGTCCCGGGCACGACCGGCGCCCCGGCGCGGCTCGCTGCTGCGCGAGACCGTCATCATCCTGCTCAGCGCACTGGTGCTGTCGTGGTTGATCAAGACCTTCCTGGTGCAGGCGTTCTTCATCCCGAGCGCGTCGATGGAGGACACGCTGGTCGAGGGAGACCGCGTCATGGTCTCGCGCCTCGTCCCCGACGCGTTCGACGTGCATCGCGGTGACGTGGTCGTCTTCAAGGACCCGGGGAACTGGCTGCCGCCGTACGTCGCGCCCGACCGGGGGACGGTCGGCAACGCCGTCACGTCGGCCATGACGTTCGTGGGGCTGCTCCCGCAGGACACGGGGGAGCACCTCATCAAGCGCGTCATCGGCACCCCGGGCGACCGTGTCGTGTGCTGCGACGCGCAGGGACGCGTGAGCGTCAACGGGCAGCCGATCGACGAGACCTACATCAAGCCGGGGTCCGTCCCGAGCCAGGACCCTTTCGACGTGGTCGTCCCGGAGGGCATGCTGTTCGTCATGGGCGACAACCGTCAGCACTCGGCCGACTCGCGGTACAACACGGGCAAGCCCGGCGGAGGGTTCGTGCCGATCGACAACGTCGTCGGGACCGCGTTCGTCAAGGTCTGGCCCCTCAGCGACCTCACGTTGATGCGCAACCCGGGCGACGTGTTCGCGGAGGTGCCGGAGCCGTGA
- the rplS gene encoding 50S ribosomal protein L19 — protein sequence MHTLDSVDAASLRSDIPVFRAGDTVKVNVKVVEGNRSRIQAFQGVVIGRQGGGIRETFTVRKISFSVGVERTFPVHSPSLESIELVTRGDVRRAKLYYLRKLRGKKAKIKEKRDALPSK from the coding sequence ATGCACACGCTGGACAGCGTCGACGCAGCATCGCTGCGTAGCGACATCCCGGTCTTCCGGGCCGGAGACACCGTCAAGGTCAACGTCAAGGTCGTCGAGGGCAACCGCTCTCGTATCCAGGCGTTCCAGGGCGTCGTCATCGGCCGCCAGGGTGGCGGCATCCGCGAGACCTTCACGGTCCGCAAGATCAGCTTCAGCGTCGGCGTGGAGCGTACCTTCCCGGTGCACTCCCCGTCCCTCGAGTCGATCGAGCTCGTCACGCGCGGTGACGTCCGTCGCGCCAAGCTGTACTACCTGCGCAAGCTGCGCGGCAAGAAGGCGAAGATCAAGGAGAAGCGCGACGCGCTCCCCTCGAAGTGA
- the trmD gene encoding tRNA (guanosine(37)-N1)-methyltransferase TrmD yields the protein MRIDIVSIFPEYLAALDLSLVGKARVAGLLDLRVHDLRDWTADRHRTVDDTPFGGGAGMVMRPDVWGQAIDDLTATGPAHLVVPTPSGTTFTQRTAEALATEDQLVFACGRYEGIDARVAEHYRAAGHRVSELSIGDYVLNGGEVASLVMVEAVARLLPGVIGNPESLVEESHGAAGLLEYPVYTKPPVWADLEVPDVLLSGHHAKIRRWRRDRALEKTSARRPDLIAALDASGLDKHDRAFLATLGWEVRGGTLHRAPRGDEPAPGATAGGVAE from the coding sequence GTGCGCATCGACATCGTCTCGATCTTCCCCGAGTACCTCGCCGCCCTGGACCTCTCGCTCGTCGGCAAGGCACGCGTCGCCGGCCTGCTCGACCTGCGCGTCCACGACCTGCGGGACTGGACCGCCGACCGGCACCGCACGGTCGACGACACGCCCTTCGGCGGGGGAGCGGGCATGGTCATGCGCCCCGACGTCTGGGGGCAGGCCATCGACGACCTGACCGCGACCGGACCCGCGCACCTGGTGGTGCCGACGCCGTCGGGCACGACGTTCACCCAGCGCACCGCGGAAGCCCTGGCGACCGAGGACCAGCTCGTCTTCGCGTGCGGGCGCTACGAGGGCATCGACGCGCGCGTGGCCGAGCACTACCGTGCCGCCGGGCACCGCGTGAGCGAGCTCTCGATCGGCGACTACGTGCTCAACGGGGGAGAGGTCGCCTCGCTCGTCATGGTCGAGGCCGTGGCGCGGCTGCTGCCGGGCGTGATCGGGAACCCCGAGTCGCTCGTCGAGGAGTCCCACGGCGCGGCCGGGCTGCTCGAGTACCCCGTCTACACCAAGCCGCCGGTCTGGGCGGACCTCGAGGTGCCCGACGTCCTGCTCTCGGGACACCACGCGAAGATCCGTCGTTGGCGCCGGGACCGGGCGCTCGAGAAGACCTCCGCCCGCCGGCCGGACCTGATCGCGGCGCTCGACGCGAGCGGCCTCGACAAGCACGACCGGGCGTTCCTCGCGACGCTCGGCTGGGAGGTCCGCGGGGGAACGCTGCACCGTGCGCCCCGCGGTGACGAGCCCGCCCCCGGAGCCACCGCCGGTGGTGTGGCAGAATAG